The sequence TCGCCGAGGACGTGAAGGACAGGCTGCCACTCACCGTGCCACTGCCGCCGAGCGTGGCACCACCGGCCACGGTCACGGCGCTTCCCGCCGCGGTCGATCCATTCACCCGCAGCGTGCCGGTATTGACCGCGGTGGCACCGGTGTAGGTATTCGTGCCCGCGAGCACGAGCGTCCCGGAGCCGCCACCTTTCGTGAGGTAGCTGATGCCGCCGCTGGTCGTGTCGGTGATGGTGCCGGTGAAGTTGAGGGATTTCCCCGCCGCGACGTCGATCGTGGCGGCGACATTGCCGAACTTCACATTGGTAGCGCTCACGGTGGAGTCCGCGATCACGGAGAGTTTGTCCGTGGCATTGTCAAAGCGCCACGAGCCCCAGTCGGTGGCTCCGGTAGCGAGGGTGGCTAGCGTGCCTCCGTTGAGGATCACCGTGCCAACACCGACATCGCTGGTGAGCCCGCCGTTCGCTGTCAGCGTCCCCCCGGCATTCACGGTGATGGTTTTCTCCTGCGTGCCGTCCCAGCCGAACAGGCCATTGGTTCCCGCACGCAAGGTTCCGCCGCTGTTCACGGTGATGATGCCAGCGTAGCTCAGGGCACGGTCCGTTGCCGCGTTACCCGGATTCGCATAGAGAGTGCCTCCATTGACCGTCACGCTGCCCGTGAAAGGATTCGAGCCGTTCACGTTGAGTGTCGAGGTATTGCCCTTCACGATCACGCCATTCCCCGAGATCGCGCCGCGCAGGGTCTGGTCCTGCGCGCTGTTGTCGGTGAAGGTGCCGTTGATCAGGAATGGCATCCAGTGGTCGCCGTTGTTGAGGCGGCCATTGCCACTGAGCTTCATTTCCCCCCAGGTGATCTGCATCTCCGCGTTGTGGGAGTTGTTCGGGTTGGTCAGTTCAACGGTGCCGCCACCACCCACGAACAGGATGCCCATGATCGGATTGCTGTCCATCGGCGCGGTTTGCAGCGTGTTACCCGCGGCGGGGCTGTTGATGGGGCTGGCGATGGTGAGCGTGGTGCCTTGCCAGGGATTGAGAAAGCCACCGCTCGGCCCGATGCAGATGCCGCGGTTGGCGTCATCGATCGTCATCGTCTGCGTCGTTTCGAGAATGCCACGGTTCAGCTCCAGCCATGCGCCGCCGAACCAGTAGGGATTGCCGCCCAGGTTGGTCTCGCTGCTGATCCTCACGGTGCCGAAACGCCCGTCGCCGACAATGGTAGCACCGTGGTAGTTGGCGTTGTTGCCGGTGAGGGTGACCGCACCCTCGGTATACAACATCCCGTCCCACTGGTCGGTGCCCACGATATTCGCGGAGATGACCATCTCACCCCACTCGCCACGGATCTGGTTGAGGCTCGAATTTTGCACCGTGATCTGGCCCGCCAGGACTTGCTTGCTGCCGCCATCGCCGAGCGAATGGATGGTGCCTCCGTCGAGACGGAGATCGCTCACGGTGACGGTGTTCGCATCCTTCCCCGCCAGATATAAATTGCCTCCGGTGACCGTCAGCGATTTCCCGGGAAAGGTGGAGTCCGTCGTCGTCCACGGCGTAATCAGACGCATGGTGCCGGTCTCGTAATCCCGGACGGGGCTCGGCACATTGCCGAATTCCCACGCGCCGCTGGTGAAGCCGGAATTCCCCCAGCCGTCGTTCGCCCACAAGGTGGCTTTCGCGTTGTTCGGCCCCATGCGATAGTTGGCAGCCACCTTGCCATCCGCGAGCGCGATGTTCTGGATGCGGACGTCGTGGTAGTCGATGTTCGCCATGTCATCGCCGCTCCACAACGAACGTCCCAGCCAATTGTTCACGTCGTGGAGCGAGGCCGAGTGGAAGGTGACGTTCAGCGCTTTCACCAACACACCGTCCCGGAACCACTTGATGGTGCCACCGGTAGTGGTGTCCGTGAAGGTAATGGCGTAGTGGTGCATGGCACCCGCGGTAGTACCCATATTCGAGTCCGCGGTGACCACGCCCGCGCCACCGAGTTTGGCCTCGAAGCGCTGCCAATTGAGATCGGTGCCGATGCAGCCGCTGAGCATGATGTCATCGTAGGAACTCGTGCCCCCCGGCGCCGGGCTGGCAGCGGTAGGGGTGTATTCGCCCGCCGCTCCGGTGCCGTCCCCGGTCTCCGTGGTACGACCGATGTCGAGGATGCGCATCCAGTTCTTCGCGGAGAGCGGGGTGGCCCACACCTCGATGGTGAAGTTCGGCATGGCGGAAAATATTCCGTTCGGCAGGTCCACGTAGGCGGCAATGGAACTTCCCGCCACGTTCCCGGTGGTGCCTCCGGGAAGCCGCAACGCGCTGCCGGTGAAGGTGGCTCCATTGCCGCGGACAACCGCATTGCCACCGGTGCCAGCCACGACCGTGCCCGCGGGCGCCGCTCCCGCCGCTTGGTTGAACTGCCAGCGGTACTGCACGGAGCCGATGTCGCTGCCATAGACCAGCCGCTCGCGGCGGTCCGCCACCCCTTGGGCGCTCGTGCTGAGCGCATAGGTGTTGTCCCCACCTGCTCCCGCCGTTCCGCCAAGGCAACTGCCAACGCCGATCAGCCGGATGCCATTGAGCCAGATGTTGGGATTGGAATAGAAGCCGTTCGACCCTCCCGTGCAATAGTTGTGCAGCATGATGGTCTTCGGGTTCTGGACTCCGTCGCGGTGGTCCAGACCAAAGTTGTGCCCGCCAGACTCGTGCGCCGCCACGTTCATCCACCACCACTGTTGTTCGTAGCAAGAGTAGCGGCCGGGCTGCTCGGCCTGGGCCGCGGCACCGTTGTCATACATGTCTCCGATGTAGGTGACGAGGTCTGCCCCGAGATTGTCGGCCACGGCCAGCACGTCCGTGATACGAGAGTCGTAGTTTTCCATCCAGCCGATCATCGCGCCACAGTCCACCACGTTGGTGGCATCGAACGCCGATTCCTTCGTGGCGACCACGTTCTGGCGGTGGGGCGATCCGCTGTTCGCGGCAATCCCGTTTGCCCCGGCGATCTGGTTGTAGATCGCCGCGTTGGTCTGATCGGTCCCGCCCATGCCGGACCGCCAGGTGGCGCTGTAGCCGACCACGAGATCGGACACCGCTTCGGCGCGGGCCACGCCTCCCGTGCCCGCAAGGACGAGCAGGACGGCGGCAAAGGGTAGACCCAAGGATCGGAGGGACGCGGGCATGGGGCGGGAGGAAGTGGCGGGTGTTTCTTACTTCGAGCGAACAGGACCGGGCTTCGTGCCCGGGGGCCTTTGGGAAGTCAGGATGAAATCCGGAGTGCTGGTCTCCGGGGGTCTGCCATAAACATTGGGATCGATCTCCTTCACGAAGACCTCGCCCGGCTCGCGGGCATCAGCGGTGAGGTACAATCCCTCGTCCGGCGAGAGGACGTTGAACGACTCGCAACCGTTGGCGAATCCGAGCGAGACCAGGGAGTTGAAGCGGCCTTTCACTTTACCATTCACGCTGCCGCCGCTGCCGTCCGGCATCCGATGGATCTCGGTCACCTCGACCTCGACCTCGCGGCCATCGAGCCCCGGAAGGGTGAACGTCCTGAGCGGCTGGCCACGGTCGAGGAGCTGCGGCACCGTATCCTTCCGGTATACGAGCTGACGGTGCTTGATCCGGTCGTTCTCGTCCACCATGCGGAGGAACTCATCCGGATTGTGAACAAGCTTCGCGATGACCTCCGGCACCTTCGCGTCCTCGGTGGTCCACTCATGCTGCGCCGTGCGGAATGAAACCGGCAGCGGACGTAACGGGACCCCTTCCGAGCCCCGGGCTTCCTGCGGCGGATGAGCGGGCATGAAGGAAGCGGTGGATTCCTTCAAAACCACGGCAAGTGGGGATCCCGACCGGCTATGGTCACGCATGACGATCGCGGTGACGACCAGCCCGCCCGCCAGGAAGACCACACGCCAAACACGCGGTGAGAATTTGTTCATGAATTTCATGGGGCCTCTAGGTGAGCCCGTCATCCCGCATGCTGGGTAACAGGCATTGCAGGTGGATCAGCGTAATCTCGCTCTGAAACCCGACAGGACACCTCCATTTTCAGGCCCCAGGAAAGGACCGCATGGAATCGGAAGGCGTTCATTGCAAGTCGCACGCAACCCGCAGGAGAAGGATAGCTGTGCCGGACGGAAAAACCCGAACCGCCCGGACACAGCCCTCGCCAGTCCGCGACGTTTCCGCTCGCGGCTTGGTCAAGATTTGAGACTTGGTCAGCGCGGCACCGCCCCTTACTTGGTCGCCTTGAGTCGGCCGAAAAGCTTGCCGCCCACCGCATTCGATTTCGGAATGAATACCGCCACCGTATCAGGAGCGGCACCATTCTCGACCACGAAGACCGGCGCGGCGTCGACCGGACCGATGGCAACATCGGTCCAACCGGTCAAATTGGAACCGTATTGAAACGTCAGCGCCACCTCGGCTTCGGAATCGTCGGAACGGTTGAAGGTGAAAATGAAGTTGGTGGCATCGGTGGTCACGGTCGGCAGGTTCGCCGCGTCCGATGCCAACGGGTTGCCCCCGAGCACGAACTCCAACGCATTGGAGATTCCATCGTGGTCAGGATCCTCTGCCGCACCGCGGTTCGACACGCTGAGTCCCTTCAGGTCGGCCCAATCCGAATAGGTCAACGCTCCACCGGCTGAAGTCACGCTCACCACTCCAGCGGTCCCAGCGAAGCGGACGTTGTCGATGTGGGTCGCACCCGAACCTGAGGCGCCCCAGGTGCCGGAGGCCTGAGCGACACCGTCGAAGTACAACTTGTCCACGACCTCGGAGCCGCTGGGTTCCACCACGCCGCCACCGTTGATGGAAAGTTTCCCTGTATCGGAGAGGGAAGATCCATTCACACCGAGGGTACCGCCATTGACCGTCGTGTTGCCATTGTAGCCGTTCGCTCCCGTCAGGGTGAGCTTGCCCGCGCCGTTCTTGACGAGGCCTCCATCGGTCGCCGCGTCGCCACCGACATCGCTGTGCAGCAGCGGCTGGGCGATGGTCACATCATAGCCGTTGGTGTCGATGATCGCACCACCGTCCCGGACGTTGGCGCGCTGGCTTGCTCCACCGAGATTGAGGAAATTCGGCTCGTTGGTGTTGGCAGCCTTCAGCGTGCCACCGTTGAAGTTGAACACGGCGGTGCCGTTGTCGCTGCCTGTGACCACCGCGCGGATCGTCAGAACCCCGCCATTGAGATTGAAGGTATTGTTCGCGCTGGCTCCCCCGCCCCAGTTCAGATCGAGATCGCCCGAGGTCAGGGTGCCGGTCTGGTTGCCGCTGTAGGACGTGATGGCCCCCGCATTGAGGTTCACCACGCTGGTGCCGGTGCTCCCGCCGGTGCTGAAGCGCAGGTCGGTGTTGGCATTGAGATTGAGGGTGCCACTGACGTTCAGGGTGCCCGGAATGGTGTCGTATTGGTTGACGATGACCCAGCGTTCGGTGGTGGTGGCCACGTTCACCACGCCGCCCGATGCGATGTTCATGGTGCCGAACGCGCCGTTTGTCCCGCTGCCCGCATAGGCGAGCGTGACATCTCCCTCGGAGTTCACAATGCCGCCGCCGTTCACATTGATGGTGCCCTTCACCACGTCCGTGGCCGCGCCCGCTCCGCAGTTCGCGACTGCCGCGACGTTCGCCGTGGCATTGGCGATGCTCACCGTGCCGGTGCCGACCCAGCGGCAGGTGGTGAGATAGGTGGCGTTCAAGGTGCCGCCGGTCATGTTGAGCGTGCCGGTGCCCCCGAACGATCCCACCCACACCTCGCCCGCCGCATTGATGGTGCCGTTCTGGAGATTGAGCGTGCCGGTGCCGAGGTTCGCCCCGAAGTCACCGACGCCGAGATTGATCGAAGCATAGCCGCTGCCGCCGAAAATATAGCCGTAAGCCGCGGTCGAGGTGGCGGTCAATATGCCACTGGTATTGACGGTGACCGTGCCA comes from Luteolibacter sp. LG18 and encodes:
- a CDS encoding autotransporter-associated beta strand repeat-containing protein, whose translation is MPASLRSLGLPFAAVLLVLAGTGGVARAEAVSDLVVGYSATWRSGMGGTDQTNAAIYNQIAGANGIAANSGSPHRQNVVATKESAFDATNVVDCGAMIGWMENYDSRITDVLAVADNLGADLVTYIGDMYDNGAAAQAEQPGRYSCYEQQWWWMNVAAHESGGHNFGLDHRDGVQNPKTIMLHNYCTGGSNGFYSNPNIWLNGIRLIGVGSCLGGTAGAGGDNTYALSTSAQGVADRRERLVYGSDIGSVQYRWQFNQAAGAAPAGTVVAGTGGNAVVRGNGATFTGSALRLPGGTTGNVAGSSIAAYVDLPNGIFSAMPNFTIEVWATPLSAKNWMRILDIGRTTETGDGTGAAGEYTPTAASPAPGGTSSYDDIMLSGCIGTDLNWQRFEAKLGGAGVVTADSNMGTTAGAMHHYAITFTDTTTGGTIKWFRDGVLVKALNVTFHSASLHDVNNWLGRSLWSGDDMANIDYHDVRIQNIALADGKVAANYRMGPNNAKATLWANDGWGNSGFTSGAWEFGNVPSPVRDYETGTMRLITPWTTTDSTFPGKSLTVTGGNLYLAGKDANTVTVSDLRLDGGTIHSLGDGGSKQVLAGQITVQNSSLNQIRGEWGEMVISANIVGTDQWDGMLYTEGAVTLTGNNANYHGATIVGDGRFGTVRISSETNLGGNPYWFGGAWLELNRGILETTQTMTIDDANRGICIGPSGGFLNPWQGTTLTIASPINSPAAGNTLQTAPMDSNPIMGILFVGGGGTVELTNPNNSHNAEMQITWGEMKLSGNGRLNNGDHWMPFLINGTFTDNSAQDQTLRGAISGNGVIVKGNTSTLNVNGSNPFTGSVTVNGGTLYANPGNAATDRALSYAGIITVNSGGTLRAGTNGLFGWDGTQEKTITVNAGGTLTANGGLTSDVGVGTVILNGGTLATLATGATDWGSWRFDNATDKLSVIADSTVSATNVKFGNVAATIDVAAGKSLNFTGTITDTTSGGISYLTKGGGSGTLVLAGTNTYTGATAVNTGTLRVNGSTAAGSAVTVAGGATLGGSGTVSGSLSFTSSAIHAPGNPAGTQTVGGALVYANGSRLRWTLPVNSNATGAASRVSAGTVSVTSGALIDLAFNAPGSNVNFTDSFWSQTRTWNVMSCTGKSGSFALGTVSTDAGGRQLSSYGTLSLQQSATSLDVTFTPYTPTELWRQSNFGINWNNSAISGDTVDVDRDGLSNLLEYAVGADPNTADSSAAPKVTVSGGKLKILFNRNTSATDLVLSVVAADTPTGPWTAVARSTNGAAFSVLAVGATVQEQGSTPLKAVQAEDIYLVPDASHPRRFMRLEVSR
- a CDS encoding autotransporter-associated beta strand repeat-containing protein: MNLKSKPFASATLPALTIALSVAGLSTQSARADATWVGDTSQDWNNAANWSSDPANPTGNFFINTATGNFPTLGASSAFTPVDLVLGDGTGNSGRFDQSSGALSLAVVNASGNWMFVGRGGGTGTYNLTGDASITVGKLHVGGGYYVPGGNGTVTVNTSGILTATSTAAYGYIFGGSGYASINLGVGDFGANLGTGTLNLQNGTINAAGEVWVGSFGGTGTLNMTGGTLNATYLTTCRWVGTGTVSIANATANVAAVANCGAGAATDVVKGTINVNGGGIVNSEGDVTLAYAGSGTNGAFGTMNIASGGVVNVATTTERWVIVNQYDTIPGTLNVSGTLNLNANTDLRFSTGGSTGTSVVNLNAGAITSYSGNQTGTLTSGDLDLNWGGGASANNTFNLNGGVLTIRAVVTGSDNGTAVFNFNGGTLKAANTNEPNFLNLGGASQRANVRDGGAIIDTNGYDVTIAQPLLHSDVGGDAATDGGLVKNGAGKLTLTGANGYNGNTTVNGGTLGVNGSSLSDTGKLSINGGGVVEPSGSEVVDKLYFDGVAQASGTWGASGSGATHIDNVRFAGTAGVVSVTSAGGALTYSDWADLKGLSVSNRGAAEDPDHDGISNALEFVLGGNPLASDAANLPTVTTDATNFIFTFNRSDDSEAEVALTFQYGSNLTGWTDVAIGPVDAAPVFVVENGAAPDTVAVFIPKSNAVGGKLFGRLKATK